Proteins from a genomic interval of Desulfovibrio aminophilus DSM 12254:
- a CDS encoding aminotransferase class I/II-fold pyridoxal phosphate-dependent enzyme, translating to MGASFWPEFFRRELAGLEQRGLLRRVPDLDRGADRFVTAGGGRLLNLASNNYLGLAGTPEMKEAAVCAVREYGTSSGASRLVSGQYSLLDLLESEAAALKETQDALAVGSGYAANVLLLQALGGRHAVIFSDRLNHASIVDGIRLSGSDMERYRHADAAHLAELLERHRGRERKIVVTDTVFSMDGDLAPLKEIAALCREHGALLVLDEAHATGVFGQGRGLGYELGVAGENVLFMGTLGKALGAHGAFIAGSREAVDYLRNTGRGFIFSTALPPAAVGAALAGVRAVIRDPSLGSRLLDMAAGLRAFLAGLDFDTGASACQIVPVILGPNETALRARDFLAGRGILAPAVRPPTVPAHTARLRLSLRADLTDADLELTRAALADLREAMSAWT from the coding sequence ATGGGAGCATCGTTCTGGCCGGAGTTCTTCCGGCGCGAATTGGCTGGATTGGAACAGCGTGGGCTGCTTCGGCGTGTTCCGGATCTGGACCGGGGCGCGGATCGTTTCGTCACGGCCGGGGGCGGGCGGCTGCTCAACCTGGCCTCCAACAACTATCTCGGCCTGGCCGGTACGCCGGAGATGAAGGAGGCCGCCGTCTGCGCGGTGCGCGAATACGGAACCTCCTCCGGGGCCTCGCGCCTCGTCTCGGGCCAGTATTCCCTGTTGGACCTGCTGGAGAGCGAGGCGGCCGCGCTGAAGGAGACCCAGGACGCTCTGGCGGTGGGCTCGGGCTACGCGGCCAACGTGCTCCTGCTCCAGGCCCTGGGCGGCCGCCACGCGGTGATCTTCTCCGATCGTCTGAACCACGCCAGCATCGTGGACGGCATCCGTCTCTCCGGCTCGGACATGGAGCGCTACCGCCATGCCGACGCCGCGCATCTGGCCGAACTCCTGGAGCGTCATCGCGGCCGCGAACGCAAGATCGTGGTCACGGACACGGTCTTCAGCATGGACGGCGATCTGGCCCCCCTGAAGGAGATCGCCGCGCTCTGCCGTGAGCACGGCGCCCTGCTCGTGCTGGACGAGGCCCACGCCACGGGCGTCTTCGGCCAGGGCCGGGGCCTGGGCTACGAACTCGGGGTGGCGGGCGAGAACGTGCTCTTCATGGGCACCCTGGGCAAGGCCCTGGGCGCGCACGGGGCCTTCATCGCCGGGAGCCGGGAGGCCGTGGACTACCTGCGCAACACCGGCCGAGGCTTCATCTTCTCCACGGCCCTGCCTCCGGCGGCCGTGGGCGCGGCCCTTGCGGGCGTCCGGGCCGTGATCCGCGATCCGTCCCTGGGCTCGAGACTCCTGGACATGGCGGCTGGGCTGCGTGCTTTCCTGGCCGGACTGGATTTCGACACCGGGGCCTCGGCCTGCCAGATCGTGCCCGTAATTCTCGGTCCCAACGAGACCGCACTGCGCGCCCGCGACTTCCTGGCCGGACGCGGCATTCTGGCCCCGGCCGTGCGGCCGCCCACGGTGCCCGCGCACACGGCCCGGCTGCGGCTCTCCCTGCGCGCGGACCTCACGGACGCGGACCTCGAGCTGACCCGCGCGGCCCTGGCCGACCTGCGCGAGGCCATGAGCGCATGGACCTGA
- a CDS encoding methyltransferase domain-containing protein yields MDKGVRRAFDRARDTYREAARVQAEVAVECARLAGDGPLGRVLEIGAGCGLLTELLAPRTAGPYVALDLSPAMLGALPVPGVLRLAADGEAPPLRPGSFDFLASASAMQWFVRPEVALPACLDLLRPGGGFVLALFTEGTLAEPAWAARVSGFGSFWPLRPAGAYESMLAAMPGVRFQTEVREYTLHFPAAREAMRSLRRSGAGFGGGRPRPDKGRYRAFLSAYEERYGGERGLPLTYRAVFFRGVLGR; encoded by the coding sequence GTGGATAAGGGCGTGCGCCGGGCCTTCGACCGGGCCCGGGACACCTACCGCGAGGCCGCCCGGGTCCAGGCCGAGGTGGCGGTGGAGTGCGCCCGGCTGGCGGGGGACGGCCCCCTGGGTCGGGTGCTGGAGATCGGCGCGGGTTGCGGCCTGCTCACGGAACTGCTGGCCCCGCGCACTGCCGGGCCCTACGTGGCCCTGGACCTTTCCCCGGCCATGCTCGGCGCGCTGCCGGTTCCGGGCGTGCTGCGCCTGGCCGCCGACGGCGAGGCCCCGCCGCTGCGCCCCGGCTCCTTCGACTTCCTGGCCAGCGCCTCGGCCATGCAGTGGTTCGTCCGGCCCGAGGTCGCGCTGCCCGCCTGCCTGGATCTGCTGCGGCCCGGCGGCGGCTTCGTCCTGGCTCTGTTCACCGAGGGCACCCTGGCCGAACCGGCCTGGGCCGCCCGGGTCTCCGGTTTCGGCTCATTCTGGCCCCTGCGTCCGGCCGGGGCCTACGAATCCATGCTGGCGGCCATGCCCGGCGTGCGCTTCCAGACCGAGGTGCGGGAGTACACCCTGCATTTCCCCGCAGCGCGCGAGGCCATGCGCTCCCTGCGCCGCAGCGGCGCGGGCTTCGGCGGCGGCCGCCCCCGGCCGGACAAGGGACGCTATCGGGCCTTTCTGTCGGCCTACGAGGAACGCTACGGCGGAGAGCGCGGCCTGCCGCTGACCTACCGGGCGGTCTTCTTTCGGGGCGTGCTCGGGCGCTGA
- a CDS encoding bifunctional cobalt-precorrin-7 (C(5))-methyltransferase/cobalt-precorrin-6B (C(15))-methyltransferase, with the protein MNTTPDPVHVLGLAPGSLIPPPDCAEILARARVLVGGKRLLEACGRDLAPRAERRLPVSGPLDAVLRDIESETMNGGVVVLADGDPLFYGLGKRLLEALGPERVLFHPNVSTLQLAAARLKFPWQEAATVSLHGRSDYAPLFSALVRADHVLVFTDEENTPQAIARALLERGTDGFSMSVLENLGAPEERVQQVTLEEAWDQTFAPLNVVVFERQYPPEIPPCLGTPDHYFFHEKELITKLAVRAAGLALLSVAPQALVWDLGAGCGSVSIEASHLASRGRVYAVEKNRNRAAMIRENVRRMGAWAVETVQGEMPGCLKGLPDPDRVFIGGGLGQDNAVLEEACRRLKSGGRVVIHCILLDTLHRAKGHLEQLNWHFGVTQLQASTSDRLAGDLRFRAQNPVFILWAEKP; encoded by the coding sequence ATGAACACGACCCCCGACCCCGTGCATGTGCTGGGCCTCGCGCCCGGCTCGTTGATTCCCCCGCCGGATTGCGCCGAGATCCTGGCCCGGGCCCGCGTCCTCGTCGGCGGCAAGCGTCTGCTGGAGGCCTGCGGCCGGGATCTGGCCCCCAGGGCCGAACGCCGCCTGCCCGTCAGCGGGCCCCTGGACGCCGTGCTGCGCGACATCGAAAGCGAGACGATGAACGGCGGCGTCGTCGTCCTGGCCGACGGCGACCCCCTGTTCTACGGCCTGGGCAAGCGCCTGCTGGAAGCCCTGGGCCCGGAGCGGGTGCTCTTCCACCCCAACGTGAGCACCCTCCAGCTGGCCGCCGCGCGCCTGAAGTTCCCCTGGCAGGAGGCGGCCACCGTGTCCCTCCACGGCCGCTCGGACTACGCCCCGCTCTTCTCGGCCCTGGTGCGCGCGGACCACGTGCTCGTCTTCACCGACGAGGAGAACACGCCCCAGGCCATCGCCCGGGCGCTGCTGGAACGCGGCACCGACGGATTCAGCATGTCCGTGCTGGAGAACCTCGGCGCGCCCGAGGAGCGCGTGCAGCAGGTGACCCTGGAGGAGGCCTGGGACCAGACCTTCGCCCCGCTCAACGTGGTGGTCTTCGAGCGCCAGTATCCGCCGGAGATCCCGCCCTGCCTGGGCACCCCGGACCACTATTTCTTCCACGAGAAGGAACTCATCACCAAGCTGGCCGTGCGCGCCGCCGGCCTGGCCCTGCTCTCCGTGGCGCCCCAGGCCCTGGTCTGGGATCTGGGCGCGGGCTGCGGTTCGGTGTCCATCGAGGCCTCGCACCTGGCCTCCCGGGGCCGGGTCTACGCCGTGGAGAAGAACCGCAACCGCGCGGCCATGATCCGCGAAAACGTGCGCCGCATGGGCGCCTGGGCCGTGGAGACCGTGCAGGGGGAGATGCCCGGCTGCCTGAAGGGCCTGCCGGACCCGGACCGCGTCTTCATCGGCGGCGGACTCGGCCAGGACAACGCCGTGCTGGAGGAGGCCTGCCGCAGGCTCAAGTCCGGCGGCCGCGTGGTCATCCACTGCATCCTCCTGGACACCCTGCACCGGGCCAAGGGGCATCTGGAGCAGCTCAACTGGCACTTCGGGGTCACGCAGCTCCAGGCCAGCACCTCGGACCGGCTGGCCGGGGATCTGCGCTTCAGGGCCCAGAATCCGGTGTTCATCCTCTGGGCCGAAAAGCCTTGA
- the cbiD gene encoding cobalt-precorrin-5B (C(1))-methyltransferase CbiD: MSADGVRPLREGFTTGTAAAAAAKAAALFLATWSAPGSVDVPLPGGGRLTVPVARCGAEGSGARAVVIKDAGDDPDVTDGAEIHAFVEQKSGLRDGEIILEGGKGIGRVTLPGLPVPPGQPAINPTPREQIARAVAEALEDSGLGAGARVVIEVPAGEKLAKKTMNARLGILGGISILGTAGIVRPYSHDSWLASIAEALDVARAAGLAEIVLTTGRRSERQWREAAPGTPELGVVQAADFFAEATRLAAEKGFARITWAVFFGKLVKQALGLPNTHAHEADLDFGRVAGWCAEAGIAPKGVERAARVNTARELLDLLRPDPALAALLRLLAGRAASAARGFAGARAPDIAYAVFDLEGGRLL, translated from the coding sequence ATGAGCGCGGACGGCGTCCGCCCTCTCCGCGAGGGATTCACCACCGGCACGGCGGCCGCCGCGGCGGCCAAGGCCGCGGCCTTGTTCCTGGCCACCTGGAGCGCGCCGGGGAGCGTGGACGTGCCCCTGCCCGGCGGCGGACGGCTCACGGTGCCCGTGGCCCGTTGCGGGGCCGAAGGAAGCGGGGCCCGGGCCGTGGTCATCAAGGACGCTGGAGATGACCCTGACGTGACAGATGGGGCTGAAATTCATGCCTTCGTGGAACAAAAATCCGGATTGAGGGATGGAGAAATCATTCTCGAAGGCGGGAAAGGGATCGGAAGAGTGACCTTGCCGGGTCTGCCCGTGCCGCCGGGGCAGCCCGCCATCAACCCGACCCCCAGGGAGCAGATCGCCCGGGCCGTGGCCGAGGCCCTGGAGGACTCCGGCCTGGGCGCGGGCGCGCGGGTGGTCATCGAGGTTCCGGCGGGCGAGAAACTGGCGAAAAAAACCATGAACGCCCGCCTGGGCATCCTGGGCGGCATCTCCATCCTGGGCACGGCCGGGATCGTCCGGCCCTACAGCCACGACTCCTGGCTGGCCTCCATCGCCGAGGCCCTGGACGTGGCCCGGGCCGCCGGGCTGGCGGAGATCGTGCTGACCACCGGGCGGCGCAGTGAGCGCCAGTGGCGCGAGGCCGCGCCCGGAACCCCGGAACTGGGCGTGGTCCAGGCCGCCGACTTCTTCGCCGAGGCCACCCGGCTGGCGGCGGAGAAGGGCTTCGCCCGAATCACCTGGGCGGTGTTCTTCGGCAAACTCGTCAAGCAGGCCCTGGGCCTGCCCAACACCCACGCCCACGAGGCGGACCTGGACTTCGGCCGGGTGGCGGGCTGGTGCGCGGAAGCGGGAATCGCGCCCAAGGGGGTGGAACGTGCGGCCAGGGTGAACACGGCCCGGGAGCTGCTCGACCTGCTGCGGCCGGACCCGGCCCTGGCCGCCCTGCTCCGGCTCCTGGCCGGACGCGCGGCCTCGGCCGCGCGCGGCTTCGCCGGGGCCAGGGCCCCGGACATCGCCTACGCGGTCTTCGACCTGGAGGGCGGCCGCCTGCTCTAG
- a CDS encoding polysaccharide deacetylase family protein, with the protein MRKTMFSAALLLAAFLCLTAGPARAQGMVTLVFDDGLASVYDNALPILEKNGLPAVTALIAENVRWPHGGYMTKEQALDLQKRGWEIASHSIHHIGPKMIPLRLEDEPLTLKPVKVQGVTVYRAPYAYSDCVAVFLDDLPLAPMGSIQEMLTTGGAFFHDKQAKTLTVLPRFDPGARSLTVKVGSYERELRDSRDELRGHGLDVSAFVAPFSQWTPESRNLSTRYYTLAASLGDGVNEPAPAGSGVIRRNEAYDLHNLERYSVRAGASLEELQELIRQHAMVEEDWVVLCLHGIGADAYEPISEKKLAALADWLRANRVSVVTLSQGALLLGLGR; encoded by the coding sequence ATGCGAAAAACGATGTTTTCGGCCGCCCTCCTGCTGGCGGCCTTTCTCTGCCTGACGGCGGGCCCGGCCCGGGCCCAGGGAATGGTCACGCTGGTCTTCGACGACGGACTGGCCTCGGTCTACGACAACGCCCTGCCCATCCTGGAGAAAAACGGCCTGCCGGCGGTCACGGCGCTCATCGCCGAGAACGTGCGCTGGCCTCACGGCGGCTACATGACCAAGGAGCAGGCCCTGGACCTCCAGAAGCGGGGCTGGGAGATCGCCTCCCACAGCATCCACCACATCGGGCCCAAGATGATCCCGTTGCGCCTGGAGGACGAGCCCCTGACGCTCAAGCCGGTGAAGGTCCAGGGCGTCACGGTCTACCGCGCGCCCTACGCCTATTCCGATTGCGTGGCCGTGTTCCTGGACGACCTGCCCCTGGCCCCCATGGGCTCGATCCAGGAAATGCTGACCACCGGCGGGGCCTTCTTCCATGACAAGCAGGCCAAGACCTTGACCGTGCTGCCGCGTTTCGACCCCGGGGCCAGGAGCCTGACCGTGAAGGTGGGCTCCTACGAGCGTGAGCTGCGCGACTCCCGCGACGAGCTGCGGGGCCATGGCCTGGACGTGAGCGCCTTCGTGGCTCCGTTCAGCCAGTGGACGCCTGAGAGCCGGAACCTCTCCACCCGTTATTACACCCTGGCCGCCTCGCTGGGCGATGGGGTCAACGAGCCCGCGCCCGCCGGGTCCGGCGTGATCCGCCGCAACGAGGCCTACGACCTCCACAACCTGGAACGCTATTCCGTGCGCGCGGGCGCCAGCCTGGAGGAACTTCAGGAACTCATCCGTCAGCACGCCATGGTGGAGGAAGACTGGGTGGTGCTCTGCCTGCATGGGATCGGGGCCGACGCTTACGAGCCCATCAGCGAGAAGAAGCTGGCGGCCCTGGCCGACTGGCTGCGGGCGAATCGGGTCAGCGTGGTGACCCTGAGTCAGGGCGCGCTGCTCCTGGGCCTGGGCCGCTAG